In Sulfitobacter albidus, the following proteins share a genomic window:
- a CDS encoding DNA repair protein, which yields MSVLKSIGFFLQYLLQRAALVFFAACAAALTTASIMAALGFWPWAELSLTVGGAPVDNAGMYLQLFLTVLAAAVCFFLPANARIMKLENSHRSFAMSMDDVARAYGAVHAADRGEVFRLSSEFDSVRERLAYLRDHPDLSNLEPALLETAAQMSHVSRELAEVYSDDKIARARSFLKQRQEELALFNERLEQAKGISTEMKHWLHEVELEESVAAAQLARLREEMDEIMPQLGRERVVDNRPADTPLNPIALDNTVYEMPKAAE from the coding sequence ATGTCTGTTTTGAAATCCATTGGTTTTTTTCTGCAATATCTTTTGCAACGCGCCGCATTGGTCTTTTTCGCCGCCTGCGCGGCGGCGCTGACGACCGCCTCGATCATGGCAGCACTCGGTTTCTGGCCCTGGGCTGAACTGTCGCTCACCGTCGGCGGCGCTCCGGTCGACAACGCGGGCATGTATCTGCAATTGTTCCTGACCGTGCTCGCGGCTGCCGTGTGCTTTTTCCTGCCCGCCAATGCGCGGATCATGAAGCTTGAGAATTCGCATCGCAGCTTTGCGATGTCCATGGACGATGTCGCGCGCGCCTACGGGGCGGTACACGCCGCTGACCGTGGCGAGGTGTTCCGCCTCAGCTCTGAGTTCGACAGTGTGCGCGAACGGCTGGCCTATCTGCGCGACCACCCCGACCTCAGCAATCTGGAGCCTGCCCTGCTGGAGACCGCCGCGCAGATGAGCCATGTCAGCCGCGAACTGGCCGAAGTCTATTCCGACGACAAGATCGCGCGCGCCCGCAGCTTCCTCAAGCAGCGCCAGGAAGAGCTGGCCCTCTTCAACGAGCGGCTTGAGCAGGCCAAGGGGATTTCGACCGAGATGAAGCATTGGCTGCACGAGGTCGAGCTGGAAGAATCCGTGGCCGCCGCACAGCTGGCGCGCCTGCGCGAGGAGATGGACGAGATCATGCCGCAGCTGGGCCGCGAGCGGGTCGTCGACAATCGCCCGGCGGATACCCCGCTGAACCCGATCGCGCTGGACAATACCGTCTACGAGATGCCCAAGGCGGCAGAGTAG
- the alr gene encoding alanine racemase — translation MSTATLTIDRSALVDNWRSLARTAQVETAAVVKADGYGLGAGAVGTALAAAGAREFFVAAASEGVALRRALGSGPRISIFSGHMAGDGEAIRGADLVPMINSIDQLLRHVETLPGHPFGLQLDTGMNRLGMEPGEWSTLRDIALAQNPTLVMSHLACADEPGHPMNDQQRRSFDEMTAGIDAPRSLAATGGTLLGSAFHYDLVRPGIGLYGGLPFVDARPVVTLDIPVIQIRDVAVGETVGYANAWTAARPSRIATISAGYADGLIRAMGARAKLHSGDRAVPVVGRVSMDLITVDVTDLPEAPDSLQLIGLHQSVDTVAGFAGTIGYEILTGLGGRYERVWRD, via the coding sequence ATGAGCACCGCGACCCTGACAATCGACCGTTCCGCCCTTGTAGACAACTGGCGCAGTCTCGCGCGCACCGCGCAGGTCGAAACCGCCGCCGTGGTCAAGGCTGACGGCTACGGCCTCGGTGCGGGGGCCGTCGGCACCGCTTTGGCGGCAGCGGGCGCACGGGAATTCTTTGTGGCCGCCGCGTCCGAAGGCGTTGCGCTGCGCCGCGCGCTTGGATCGGGGCCGCGCATCTCGATCTTTTCGGGCCATATGGCGGGCGACGGGGAGGCGATCCGCGGCGCCGATCTGGTGCCCATGATCAATTCCATCGACCAGCTTTTGCGCCATGTGGAAACCCTGCCCGGCCACCCCTTTGGCCTGCAACTCGATACCGGCATGAACCGGTTGGGAATGGAGCCGGGCGAATGGTCCACCCTGCGCGATATCGCCCTTGCGCAGAACCCCACGCTGGTGATGTCGCACCTGGCTTGCGCGGATGAGCCGGGGCATCCGATGAACGACCAGCAGCGCCGCAGCTTCGACGAGATGACGGCCGGCATCGACGCGCCGCGCTCGCTTGCCGCGACGGGGGGCACGTTGCTGGGGTCGGCGTTTCACTACGATCTGGTGCGTCCGGGGATCGGACTTTACGGTGGTCTGCCCTTCGTGGATGCGCGCCCGGTGGTGACGCTCGATATTCCGGTGATCCAGATCCGCGACGTTGCCGTGGGCGAGACGGTCGGCTATGCCAATGCGTGGACCGCCGCACGCCCCTCGCGCATCGCCACGATCTCGGCGGGCTATGCCGACGGGCTGATCCGGGCCATGGGCGCGCGCGCGAAGCTGCACAGCGGCGACCGGGCCGTGCCCGTCGTTGGCCGCGTGTCGATGGATCTGATCACCGTGGATGTCACCGATCTGCCGGAGGCGCCCGACAGCCTGCAACTGATCGGCCTGCACCAGTCTGTCGACACGGTGGCGGGTTTTGCCGGGACCATCGGTTACGAGATCCTCACCGGGCTTGGCGGGCGCTATGAGCGTGTCTGGCGCGATTAG
- a CDS encoding protein-L-isoaspartate(D-aspartate) O-methyltransferase — MTDGAPGSDAERKMQFLYALRSKGVTDKRVLEAMEWVDRGPFIRGIFAERAYEDMPLPIACGQTISQPSVVGLMTQALQVSPRDKVLEVGTGSGYQAAILARLARRVYTVDRHRRLVREAREVFDSLGLVNITAISGDGSFGLPEQAPFDRIIVTAAAEDPPGPLLAQLKEGGIMVVPVGQSDAVQHLIRVRKTADGLEYDELRPVRFVPLLEGLGKDT; from the coding sequence ATGACCGACGGCGCCCCCGGCTCGGACGCGGAACGCAAGATGCAGTTCCTCTATGCCCTGCGGTCGAAGGGCGTCACCGACAAGCGCGTGCTGGAGGCGATGGAGTGGGTCGACCGCGGCCCCTTCATCCGCGGCATCTTTGCCGAGCGCGCGTATGAGGACATGCCCCTGCCCATCGCCTGCGGCCAGACGATCAGCCAGCCGTCGGTCGTGGGACTGATGACGCAGGCGCTTCAGGTCAGCCCGCGCGACAAGGTGCTCGAGGTCGGCACCGGCTCGGGCTATCAGGCGGCGATCCTCGCGCGGCTGGCGCGCCGGGTCTACACCGTCGATCGCCACCGCCGTCTCGTGCGCGAGGCGCGCGAGGTCTTTGACAGTCTGGGGCTGGTCAATATCACCGCGATTTCGGGCGACGGCAGCTTTGGCCTGCCCGAACAGGCGCCCTTTGACCGCATCATCGTGACCGCCGCCGCCGAAGACCCGCCCGGCCCCCTGCTCGCCCAGCTCAAGGAAGGCGGCATCATGGTGGTCCCCGTGGGCCAATCGGACGCGGTTCAGCACCTCATTCGTGTGCGAAAAACCGCCGATGGGCTGGAATATGACGAATTACGGCCCGTACGCTTCGTGCCCCTTCTCGAAGGCTTGGGTAAAGACACATAA
- a CDS encoding paraquat-inducible protein A produces the protein MSGAIRPAAPVRALNLALLVLYPIAWGAPLMRAGLLPLFGLKEISVLTGLQSLWASDVFLALIVALFALVAPMLKTVCLTLIHFGAIGPRGLPALRILGKLAMADVFLIALYVTLAKGIGVGRIETAWGLYLFTFCVLASLWVSHKTQQSHENR, from the coding sequence GTGTCTGGCGCGATTAGGCCTGCCGCGCCGGTCCGCGCGCTCAACCTCGCGCTGCTGGTGCTTTATCCCATCGCCTGGGGTGCGCCGTTAATGCGCGCGGGGCTGCTGCCGCTCTTTGGTCTCAAGGAGATTTCAGTGCTCACCGGCCTGCAGTCGCTTTGGGCCTCTGATGTGTTTCTGGCGCTGATCGTGGCGCTTTTTGCGCTGGTGGCGCCGATGCTGAAAACCGTTTGCCTCACACTCATCCATTTCGGCGCGATCGGTCCGCGCGGGCTGCCCGCATTGAGGATCCTCGGAAAGCTGGCGATGGCAGACGTCTTCCTGATTGCGCTTTATGTCACATTGGCAAAGGGAATCGGAGTCGGGCGGATCGAGACCGCCTGGGGGTTGTACCTCTTTACCTTTTGCGTACTCGCGTCCCTGTGGGTGAGCCATAAAACGCAACAATCACACGAGAATCGCTAG
- a CDS encoding LysM peptidoglycan-binding domain-containing M23 family metallopeptidase, producing the protein MTAISRRPTRLTLLAGAACVSLAGCAEPLDFDLRGLGGGFTTANAVQAPLADRPQPDDRGVISYPNYQVAVARRGDTLRDVATRVGLDAAQLASFNGIDADVALRRDEIIALPARVAEPSPATGARATGPIQPVDINAVAGGAIDRVPATPGVQTAALEPAPTPAAPRRQTGNEPIRHKVERGETAFTIARLYGVPAASLAEWNGLGADFAIRAGQFLLIPVAQQQPPRRAPAPTVEATPAPGQGSATPTPPSATKPLPAEKVAPAAEAAPAPTQQAAKPAEPPKPVADVGKTTQTAKAGKLLRPVSGTIIRDYAKGKNEGINIKAAPGTAVKAADAGTVAAITKSGDGIPIVVVRHAGNLLTVYANVTDVSVKKGDSVSRGQSIAKLRSGDDSFVHFEVREGFDSVDPNTFLN; encoded by the coding sequence ATGACAGCGATTTCGCGCCGCCCCACGCGGCTGACCCTTCTTGCAGGTGCCGCCTGCGTGAGCCTTGCCGGCTGTGCCGAGCCGCTTGATTTCGATCTGCGCGGCCTTGGCGGCGGATTTACCACAGCAAACGCGGTTCAGGCGCCGCTCGCCGACCGTCCGCAGCCCGACGACCGCGGCGTGATCTCCTACCCCAACTATCAGGTGGCCGTGGCGCGGCGCGGTGACACGCTGCGCGATGTGGCCACGCGCGTGGGCCTTGATGCCGCGCAACTGGCCAGCTTCAACGGCATAGACGCCGATGTCGCCCTGCGCCGCGATGAAATCATCGCGCTGCCCGCCCGCGTGGCAGAACCCTCCCCCGCCACCGGCGCGCGCGCCACTGGCCCGATCCAGCCGGTCGACATCAACGCAGTCGCAGGCGGTGCCATTGACCGCGTGCCTGCCACGCCCGGCGTGCAGACCGCAGCACTTGAGCCTGCGCCCACACCCGCAGCGCCCCGGCGCCAGACCGGCAACGAGCCCATCCGCCACAAGGTCGAGCGGGGCGAGACCGCCTTTACCATCGCGCGCCTCTACGGTGTGCCCGCCGCCTCGCTTGCCGAATGGAACGGGCTCGGCGCCGATTTTGCGATCCGCGCGGGGCAGTTCCTGCTGATCCCCGTGGCCCAGCAGCAGCCGCCCCGGCGCGCGCCCGCCCCTACGGTAGAGGCAACGCCGGCCCCCGGACAGGGCTCCGCCACGCCGACACCGCCGTCGGCGACCAAGCCGTTGCCCGCCGAAAAAGTCGCCCCCGCCGCCGAGGCCGCACCGGCGCCGACGCAACAGGCCGCCAAACCAGCCGAGCCGCCCAAGCCCGTGGCCGACGTAGGCAAAACCACGCAAACCGCCAAGGCAGGCAAGCTTCTGCGTCCCGTCAGCGGCACGATCATCCGCGACTATGCCAAGGGCAAGAATGAAGGCATCAACATCAAGGCCGCCCCCGGCACCGCCGTCAAGGCAGCTGACGCAGGCACTGTTGCGGCCATCACCAAAAGCGGCGATGGCATCCCGATCGTTGTGGTGCGCCACGCGGGCAATCTGCTGACCGTCTACGCCAATGTGACGGACGTGAGCGTCAAGAAAGGCGATAGCGTCAGCCGTGGGCAAAGCATCGCAAAACTCCGCAGCGGCGACGACAGCTTTGTGCATTTCGAGGTGCGTGAAGGTTTCGACAGCGTCGATCCCAACACCTTCCTGAATTAG
- the surE gene encoding 5'/3'-nucleotidase SurE, whose protein sequence is MRILITNDDGINAPGLAVLKGIADTLAGPDGEVWTVAPAFEQSGVGHCINYTKPTLITELEPRRYMVEGSPADCVLCALYDPMAEAKPDLILSGVNRGNNAAENTLYSGTIGACIEAALQGYPTIALSQFYGPDNRDLDDPFEAAVAHGADVCRRILAQPGAEAHGYSLFWNVNFPPVAAKDVRGIRAAHQGRRPGVNFHTVAQDAPNGRRFLWIGGGDQRVPPAPGTDAAVNLDGYISVTPMRADLTAADVLPSLDSLNT, encoded by the coding sequence ATGCGCATTCTCATCACCAATGACGACGGCATCAACGCCCCCGGCCTTGCCGTTCTCAAAGGCATCGCCGACACGCTCGCGGGCCCGGACGGCGAAGTCTGGACAGTCGCGCCCGCGTTTGAACAATCGGGCGTCGGCCACTGCATCAACTACACCAAACCCACCCTCATCACCGAGCTTGAGCCGCGCCGCTACATGGTCGAAGGATCGCCCGCCGACTGCGTGCTCTGCGCGCTCTACGATCCGATGGCCGAGGCGAAGCCGGACCTGATCCTGTCGGGCGTGAACCGGGGCAATAACGCGGCTGAAAACACGCTTTATTCCGGCACCATCGGCGCCTGTATCGAGGCGGCGTTGCAGGGCTATCCCACCATTGCGCTGTCGCAATTCTATGGCCCCGACAACCGCGATCTGGATGACCCGTTCGAGGCGGCGGTGGCGCATGGCGCCGACGTCTGCCGCCGCATCCTCGCGCAGCCGGGGGCCGAGGCACACGGCTACTCATTGTTCTGGAACGTCAACTTTCCGCCCGTCGCCGCCAAGGACGTTCGCGGCATCCGCGCCGCCCATCAGGGCCGCCGCCCCGGCGTGAATTTCCACACTGTCGCCCAAGACGCCCCCAACGGGCGGCGGTTCCTGTGGATCGGCGGCGGCGATCAGCGCGTGCCCCCCGCGCCCGGCACCGATGCGGCGGTCAACCTAGACGGCTATATCTCGGTCACGCCCATGCGCGCGGATCTCACGGCGGCGGATGTGCTGCCCAGCCTCGACAGCCTAAACACATGA
- a CDS encoding ATP-binding protein yields MTTDPMERIAAALERMAPAPLAAPDFDAGAGFVWHTAPDRLEPVAQVSRVDLGLLVGIDRARDTLLANTRAFAQGFAANNALLWGARGMGKSSVVKAVHAEVHAELPQLKIIELQREDLPSVGRLLNHLRGADARFILFCDDLSFGHDDAQYKSLKAVLDGGIEGRPENVVLYATSNRRHLMPRDMIENERGSGINPGEAVEEKVSLSDRFGLWLGFHACDQDQYLAMIRGYCDAHGVEISDDDLRAEAIEWQATRGSRSGRVAWQYFVDLAGRRGIALR; encoded by the coding sequence ATGACGACCGATCCGATGGAGCGGATCGCGGCGGCGCTGGAGCGGATGGCACCGGCGCCGCTGGCCGCTCCGGACTTCGACGCCGGCGCGGGGTTCGTCTGGCACACCGCACCGGATCGGTTGGAGCCGGTGGCACAGGTCTCTCGCGTGGATCTGGGCCTGCTGGTCGGTATCGACCGGGCGCGCGACACGCTGCTGGCCAACACGCGGGCGTTTGCACAGGGGTTTGCGGCGAATAACGCGCTTCTCTGGGGCGCGCGCGGGATGGGAAAATCGAGCGTGGTCAAGGCGGTGCACGCCGAGGTTCATGCCGAACTTCCGCAGCTTAAGATCATCGAACTGCAGCGCGAGGATTTGCCGTCGGTCGGGCGCTTGCTGAACCATCTGCGCGGGGCGGACGCGCGGTTTATCCTGTTTTGCGATGATCTGAGCTTTGGCCACGACGACGCGCAGTATAAATCGCTCAAGGCCGTTCTGGACGGCGGGATCGAGGGGCGGCCGGAGAATGTCGTGCTCTATGCCACGTCCAACCGGCGCCATCTGATGCCCCGCGACATGATCGAGAACGAGCGCGGCTCGGGCATTAATCCGGGCGAGGCGGTGGAGGAGAAGGTGTCGCTGTCGGACCGCTTTGGCCTGTGGCTCGGCTTTCACGCCTGCGATCAGGATCAGTATCTGGCGATGATCCGGGGCTATTGCGACGCCCACGGGGTCGAGATCAGCGACGACGACCTGCGCGCCGAGGCGATCGAATGGCAGGCCACGCGCGGAAGCCGGTCGGGCCGGGTTGCGTGGCAGTATTTTGTGGATCTGGCCGGACGGCGGGGCATCGCGCTGCGCTAG
- a CDS encoding CvpA family protein, with amino-acid sequence MEGFTIIDGVVALVIVISALLAYGRGFVRELMAIVGWIAATVLAYLFAPQVEPLVRELPVVGEFLADSCELSIIGAFTLVLAITLVIVSLFTPLFSSLVQRSIFGGFDQALGFIFGVARGILLVAIAFFVYSTVITGQQFTIVDDSRSSAVFGSYAEDIQNSDPDQALGWITGKYEELVSSCSAS; translated from the coding sequence ATGGAAGGTTTTACCATCATTGATGGCGTGGTGGCGTTGGTCATCGTCATCTCGGCGCTGCTGGCCTACGGGCGTGGTTTCGTGCGGGAGCTGATGGCCATCGTCGGCTGGATCGCGGCCACGGTGCTGGCCTATCTCTTTGCCCCGCAGGTGGAGCCATTGGTGCGCGAGCTGCCGGTGGTGGGTGAGTTCCTTGCCGACAGCTGCGAGCTGTCGATCATCGGGGCGTTTACGCTGGTGCTGGCGATCACGCTGGTGATCGTCTCGCTCTTCACGCCGCTGTTTTCGTCGCTTGTGCAGCGCTCGATCTTTGGCGGGTTCGATCAGGCGCTGGGATTCATCTTTGGCGTGGCGCGCGGCATCCTGCTGGTGGCGATCGCGTTCTTTGTCTACTCCACCGTCATCACCGGCCAGCAGTTCACCATCGTGGACGACAGCCGCTCGTCCGCAGTGTTCGGTAGCTACGCCGAGGACATCCAGAATTCCGACCCCGATCAGGCCCTCGGCTGGATCACCGGCAAATACGAAGAGCTGGTCTCGAGCTGCTCGGCCAGCTGA
- a CDS encoding DUF1194 domain-containing protein: MRFVLSVLMCLITALPLAAREVDVELVLAVDVSRSMSPAELELQRRGYAEALGSDAVIKAITGGLLGRIALTYIEWAGDGQQRVIVPWTEVSDPAGAAAVAARITAHYEGGLRRTSISSALRAAADSIESNGFDGLRRVIDISGDGPNNMGLPVRAARDEVLARGITINGLPLMTTDALSEIWGIPDLDIYYTNCVIGGPGAFVVPVLQWDAFPAAVTRKMVLEIAGLVPRSSPEKAYRAQGYDCLVGEKMWRQNRSYFDIP; this comes from the coding sequence ATGCGTTTTGTCCTTTCCGTGCTCATGTGCCTGATTACCGCGCTGCCCCTTGCCGCGCGCGAAGTGGATGTCGAGCTGGTACTGGCCGTGGATGTCAGCCGCTCCATGTCGCCCGCCGAGCTGGAGCTGCAACGGCGCGGCTACGCCGAGGCGCTGGGATCGGACGCGGTGATCAAGGCGATTACGGGCGGGCTGCTGGGGCGTATCGCGCTGACCTATATCGAATGGGCCGGCGACGGGCAGCAGCGGGTGATCGTGCCCTGGACCGAAGTCTCCGATCCTGCGGGGGCCGCGGCGGTCGCAGCACGGATCACCGCCCATTACGAGGGCGGGCTGCGGCGCACCTCGATCTCTTCGGCGTTGCGCGCGGCGGCCGACAGCATCGAGAGCAACGGGTTCGACGGGCTGCGCCGGGTCATCGACATCTCGGGCGACGGGCCCAACAACATGGGGTTGCCCGTGCGCGCCGCGCGGGACGAGGTGCTGGCGCGCGGGATCACGATCAACGGGCTGCCGCTGATGACCACCGATGCGCTCAGCGAGATCTGGGGCATTCCCGACCTCGACATCTATTACACCAATTGCGTGATCGGCGGGCCCGGGGCGTTTGTCGTGCCGGTCCTGCAATGGGATGCCTTCCCCGCCGCTGTCACCCGTAAGATGGTGCTGGAAATAGCGGGCCTTGTGCCGCGATCTTCGCCTGAGAAAGCCTATCGCGCGCAGGGCTACGATTGCCTTGTGGGCGAAAAGATGTGGCGCCAGAACCGCAGCTATTTCGACATTCCCTAG
- a CDS encoding type II secretion system protein N, protein MATEHDGTPTPPEVSENATESARLPRTALLGVFGSSAAPSALILLPRGDTQTVSVGDTVAGGRVEAIGDDRVVLSRMGRQQILRLPAG, encoded by the coding sequence ATGGCCACCGAACACGATGGCACCCCGACCCCGCCCGAAGTGAGCGAAAACGCAACCGAAAGCGCGCGCCTGCCCCGCACCGCCCTTCTGGGCGTGTTCGGCAGCTCAGCCGCCCCCTCGGCGCTAATCCTGCTGCCGCGAGGCGATACCCAGACCGTCAGCGTCGGCGATACCGTCGCGGGCGGGCGGGTCGAGGCCATCGGCGACGACCGTGTCGTGCTGTCGCGCATGGGCCGCCAGCAGATCCTGCGCCTGCCCGCAGGCTAG
- a CDS encoding sensor histidine kinase, whose protein sequence is MAIDDLFALVDCVPTPIFVLDVRAGADPVYAHYNKAARLRLNRPLSDFVGRTSAEVFGSDYGQSAVDEQRRTIAEGKLRRYEFELPIGDELRIVRTTLFPQRDAAGRVFRLIGSAEDVSVEWIAQKAQQQLQEFGSEVEQFVNMAAHDLRAPMRNVMMLTEMLREDFVDQGDGKLHLIDMLGETADKSMALISDVLEHAMALKPQGQLALFDVADIVEDIRDILDPQRLHHFSCTSLALTGEKPIFQIVLRNLFENAIKHGQRDRMHIRCTVIPASGDFVEMRVEDDGSGFDNPGKLFLQTGEFRVDSGYGLLGIQRLIKARGGTISAQNLPENGGGLIRLTLPAQVLSAREGAQPLKRAAASPHARAS, encoded by the coding sequence ATGGCGATTGACGACCTCTTTGCGCTTGTTGATTGCGTGCCCACGCCGATCTTTGTGCTGGACGTGCGCGCGGGTGCCGATCCCGTCTATGCCCATTACAACAAGGCCGCGCGCCTGCGGCTCAACCGGCCGCTATCGGATTTCGTCGGACGGACCTCGGCGGAGGTGTTCGGCAGCGACTACGGCCAGTCGGCGGTTGACGAGCAACGCCGCACCATCGCCGAGGGCAAGCTGCGCCGCTACGAATTCGAGCTGCCCATCGGGGATGAGCTGCGCATCGTGCGCACCACGCTGTTTCCGCAGCGCGACGCGGCGGGCCGCGTCTTTCGCCTGATCGGCAGCGCCGAGGATGTCTCGGTCGAATGGATCGCGCAAAAGGCGCAGCAGCAATTGCAGGAATTCGGCAGCGAGGTCGAGCAATTCGTGAACATGGCCGCCCATGATCTGCGCGCCCCGATGCGCAACGTGATGATGCTGACCGAAATGCTGCGCGAGGACTTTGTCGACCAGGGGGACGGCAAGCTGCACCTGATCGACATGCTGGGCGAGACAGCGGATAAATCCATGGCGCTGATCTCGGACGTGCTTGAGCACGCCATGGCGCTCAAGCCGCAAGGGCAGCTTGCCCTGTTCGACGTGGCGGACATCGTCGAAGACATTCGCGACATTCTCGATCCGCAGCGCTTGCATCATTTCAGCTGCACCTCGCTGGCGCTCACGGGGGAAAAGCCGATATTCCAGATCGTTCTGCGCAATCTTTTCGAGAATGCGATCAAACACGGCCAGCGCGACCGGATGCATATCCGCTGCACCGTCATCCCGGCCAGCGGCGATTTTGTCGAAATGCGCGTCGAGGATGATGGCAGCGGCTTTGACAACCCCGGCAAGCTGTTCCTGCAAACCGGGGAATTCCGGGTCGACAGTGGGTATGGTCTGTTGGGCATCCAACGCCTGATCAAGGCACGCGGCGGCACGATCAGCGCGCAAAACCTGCCCGAGAATGGCGGCGGGTTGATACGGCTGACCTTGCCCGCACAGGTGCTCAGCGCGCGCGAGGGCGCGCAGCCCCTGAAACGCGCCGCCGCCAGCCCGCACGCCCGCGCTTCCTGA
- a CDS encoding SDR family NAD(P)-dependent oxidoreductase, whose amino-acid sequence MTQTTLITGASRGLGAALAEALAPAHHIIAVGRTVGALEELDDRIKAKGGEATLAPMNVTDAGAMQTLCRGIFDRWGSLDLWIHCAVHAAPMTPTPHVDERDFAKSLDSNVTATARLITYVAPLLGTEGRAVFFDDPQAGQKFFASYGASKSAQMALARSWQAESARTGPRIDIATPVPMPTATRARFYPGEDRARLTDCHTEAARIIAELGL is encoded by the coding sequence ATGACACAGACCACATTGATCACCGGCGCTTCGCGCGGCCTTGGCGCCGCATTGGCCGAGGCACTGGCCCCCGCCCACCACATCATCGCCGTGGGCCGCACCGTCGGCGCGCTCGAAGAGCTTGACGACCGGATCAAGGCAAAGGGCGGCGAGGCGACGCTCGCCCCGATGAACGTGACCGACGCGGGCGCGATGCAGACGCTCTGCCGGGGAATCTTTGATCGCTGGGGGTCCTTGGATCTTTGGATCCATTGCGCGGTGCACGCCGCCCCGATGACGCCCACGCCGCATGTGGACGAACGCGATTTTGCCAAATCGCTTGACAGCAATGTCACCGCGACCGCCCGGCTCATCACCTATGTGGCGCCTTTGCTGGGCACCGAGGGGCGCGCGGTATTCTTTGACGACCCACAAGCCGGGCAGAAGTTCTTTGCCAGCTATGGCGCGTCCAAATCCGCGCAGATGGCCCTGGCACGCAGCTGGCAGGCCGAGAGCGCGCGCACCGGCCCGCGCATCGACATCGCCACTCCGGTGCCGATGCCCACGGCCACCCGCGCGCGTTTCTACCCCGGTGAGGACCGCGCGCGCCTCACCGACTGCCACACAGAGGCCGCCCGGATCATCGCGGAGCTTGGCCTCTGA
- a CDS encoding alpha/beta hydrolase family protein, with product MTFAKISSLPLAVLATGTMALANPIDTQLPNAPELAAYGDLPVGVRTVEMVNPDQINILAIDPAADKPAEMPRYDRPLTVEVWYPAVADAVGETDYRAFLRDGTTEVTLTGRAMRDAAPAEAGESAYPLVLISHGYPGNRFLLAHLAENLASKGYVVASIDHTDSTYRTQAAFGSTLVNRSLDQLFVLEEMAKLSQEGDLAGLFDAENTGLIGYSMGGYGAVITAGGGVTEASVGYPWGAPHGTLGIHQAGSETHEALPDDRIKTIVAFGPWGMNTGFWDAEGLSGVQVPAFYIAGSQDDVSLYENGVRAMWENTSSVESALLTYVNGGHNAGAPMPAPAESYYFNEDKGFDISEHYTDPVWNTARMNNIAQHFVTAWLDEQLKGEAEKGAYFDLVENSNDGVWSVNDDGSEKEDHSHWKGFAQGTAKGLMFEVKTPE from the coding sequence ATGACATTCGCAAAAATCAGCAGCCTGCCGCTTGCGGTCCTCGCCACGGGGACCATGGCACTGGCCAATCCCATCGACACCCAGCTGCCCAACGCGCCCGAGCTTGCCGCCTACGGCGATCTGCCCGTGGGCGTGCGCACGGTCGAGATGGTGAACCCCGATCAGATCAATATCCTTGCCATCGATCCGGCGGCAGACAAGCCCGCCGAGATGCCGCGCTACGACCGTCCGCTGACGGTCGAGGTCTGGTATCCGGCGGTCGCCGATGCGGTGGGGGAGACAGACTACCGCGCGTTCCTGCGCGACGGCACGACAGAGGTCACGCTGACCGGCCGCGCGATGCGCGATGCGGCCCCGGCAGAAGCGGGTGAGAGCGCCTATCCGCTCGTGCTCATCAGCCACGGCTATCCCGGCAACCGTTTCCTGCTGGCGCATCTGGCGGAAAACCTGGCCTCAAAGGGCTATGTGGTGGCGTCGATTGACCATACCGACAGCACCTACCGCACGCAGGCGGCGTTCGGATCAACGCTGGTGAACCGCTCGCTCGATCAGCTGTTCGTGCTGGAAGAGATGGCGAAACTGTCGCAGGAGGGCGATCTGGCCGGGCTGTTTGACGCGGAAAACACCGGGCTGATCGGCTATTCCATGGGCGGCTACGGTGCGGTGATCACGGCGGGCGGCGGCGTGACCGAAGCCTCCGTCGGCTACCCCTGGGGCGCACCGCACGGCACGTTGGGCATCCATCAGGCGGGCTCCGAGACCCACGAGGCGCTGCCGGATGACCGGATCAAGACCATCGTGGCCTTTGGTCCCTGGGGCATGAACACCGGATTCTGGGATGCCGAAGGGCTTTCCGGGGTGCAGGTGCCCGCGTTCTACATTGCGGGATCGCAGGACGACGTGTCGCTGTACGAGAACGGGGTGCGCGCGATGTGGGAGAATACCTCATCGGTCGAGAGCGCACTGCTGACCTACGTCAACGGCGGCCACAACGCCGGCGCGCCGATGCCCGCCCCTGCGGAGAGCTATTATTTCAACGAAGACAAGGGCTTTGACATCTCCGAACATTACACCGATCCGGTCTGGAACACCGCGCGCATGAACAATATCGCGCAGCATTTCGTGACCGCCTGGCTCGATGAGCAGCTCAAGGGCGAGGCCGAGAAGGGCGCGTATTTCGATCTGGTGGAAAATTCCAACGACGGGGTGTGGTCGGTGAACGACGACGGGTCGGAAAAGGAAGACCACAGCCACTGGAAAGGCTTTGCGCAGGGCACCGCCAAGGGGCTGATGTTTGAGGTCAAGACGCCTGAGTAA